In Rhizobium sp. WSM4643, the following are encoded in one genomic region:
- a CDS encoding D-amino-acid transaminase — translation MPRIAYVNGRYVKHSDASVHIEDRGYQFADGVYEVCEVRHGYIVDLTRHLNRLDRSLGELRIAWPMGRAALTQVIRETLRRNHVRNGLFYMQVTRGVARRDHVFPAEGTPPSLVITAKSTDAKTIAAKNANGIKAITLIDNRWDRVDIKSVGLLPNAMARQQAKEAGAQEAIYVDGDGMVKEGAATNVWIVDPDGTLVTRPAEHGILRGITRTTLMDVGAKLGLTITERNFSVSEMLAAREVFLTAATSICFPVVSVDGQAIANGHPGSVSQKVREAFFDVAEKIAI, via the coding sequence ATGCCGAGAATTGCCTATGTGAATGGCCGTTACGTCAAGCATTCCGATGCCAGCGTGCATATCGAGGATCGCGGCTACCAGTTCGCCGATGGCGTCTACGAGGTCTGCGAAGTGCGCCACGGCTATATCGTCGATCTCACACGCCATCTGAACCGTCTCGACCGTTCGCTCGGTGAGTTGCGCATCGCCTGGCCGATGGGCCGGGCGGCGCTGACGCAGGTCATTCGCGAGACGCTGCGCCGCAACCATGTCCGCAACGGGCTTTTCTACATGCAGGTGACACGCGGCGTCGCCCGCCGCGATCATGTTTTTCCGGCCGAGGGAACGCCGCCATCGCTTGTCATCACCGCCAAGAGCACCGATGCCAAGACCATCGCCGCCAAGAACGCCAACGGCATCAAGGCGATCACCCTTATCGACAACCGCTGGGACCGTGTCGACATCAAGTCCGTCGGCCTGCTGCCGAATGCCATGGCCCGCCAGCAGGCCAAGGAGGCCGGCGCCCAGGAAGCGATCTATGTCGACGGCGACGGCATGGTGAAGGAAGGGGCGGCGACCAATGTCTGGATCGTCGATCCGGACGGAACGCTGGTGACGCGCCCGGCCGAACACGGAATCCTGCGCGGCATTACCCGCACCACCTTGATGGATGTCGGTGCCAAGCTGGGGTTGACGATCACTGAGCGGAACTTCTCCGTTTCGGAGATGCTCGCAGCCCGCGAGGTCTTCCTCACTGCTGCCACAAGCATTTGTTTTCCGGTCGTTTCCGTCGATGGCCAGGCCATTGCCAACGGTCATCCAGGCAGCGTTTCGCAGAAAGTCCGCGAGGCCTTTTTCGACGTTGCGGAAAAGATTGCGATTTGA
- the hfq gene encoding RNA chaperone Hfq: MAERSQNLQDLFLNTVRKQKISLTIFLINGVKLTGVVTSFDNFCVLLRRDGHSQLVYKHAISTIMPGQPMQMFESEEAAS, encoded by the coding sequence ATGGCGGAACGTTCTCAGAATCTTCAGGACTTATTTCTCAATACTGTTCGCAAGCAAAAGATTTCCCTGACAATCTTTCTGATCAACGGCGTGAAACTCACGGGCGTTGTTACGTCTTTTGACAATTTCTGTGTTCTTCTTCGCCGTGACGGCCACTCGCAGCTCGTGTATAAGCATGCGATATCGACGATCATGCCGGGCCAGCCCATGCAGATGTTCGAGAGCGAAGAAGCCGCGTCCTAA
- the hflX gene encoding GTPase HflX gives MRATVVVPVLKSRSRGGQSESASTRTPESRLEEATGLAQAIDLDVVNGSIVPVNDPRPATLLGTGKIEEIKALLDERDSGLVIVDHPLTPVQQRNLEKEWNAKVIDRTGLILEIFGRRASTKEGTLQVDLAHLNYQKGRLVRSWTHLERQRGGGGFMGGPGETQIEADRRMLQDRIIKLERELEQVVRTRQLHRAKRRKVPHPIVALVGYTNAGKSTLFNRITGAGVLAEDMLFATLDPTLRRMKLPHGRTVILSDTVGFISDLPTHLVAAFRATLEEVLEADLILHVRDMSDADNQAQSSDVMRILNDLGIDEAEADKRLIEVWNKIDRLEPEVHDAMVQKSAGASNVVAVSAVSGEGVDTLMEEISRRLSGVMTVATIRLPVDKLALLPWLYDHAIVDGREDNEDGSITLDLRLSETEATELERRIGNGPKSSKEDWER, from the coding sequence ATGCGCGCGACTGTCGTCGTGCCGGTTCTGAAATCGCGCAGTCGCGGCGGCCAGAGCGAATCGGCATCGACCCGCACGCCGGAAAGCCGGCTCGAAGAGGCGACCGGTCTTGCCCAGGCGATCGATCTCGATGTCGTCAACGGCTCGATCGTCCCGGTCAATGATCCGAGACCGGCCACACTGCTCGGCACCGGCAAGATCGAGGAGATCAAGGCGCTGCTCGATGAGCGCGATTCCGGTCTCGTCATCGTCGATCATCCGTTGACGCCGGTGCAGCAGCGCAATCTCGAAAAGGAATGGAACGCCAAGGTCATCGACCGGACGGGCCTCATCCTCGAAATCTTCGGCCGCCGCGCCTCCACCAAGGAAGGCACGCTGCAGGTCGATCTCGCCCATCTGAATTATCAGAAGGGCCGACTGGTCCGAAGCTGGACCCACCTTGAACGCCAGCGCGGCGGCGGCGGCTTCATGGGCGGCCCCGGCGAAACCCAGATCGAAGCCGACCGGCGGATGCTGCAGGACCGCATCATCAAGCTCGAGCGCGAGTTGGAGCAGGTCGTGCGCACCCGCCAGCTCCACCGCGCCAAGCGCCGCAAGGTGCCGCACCCGATCGTAGCACTCGTCGGCTACACCAATGCCGGCAAATCGACGCTGTTCAACCGTATCACCGGCGCCGGTGTGCTGGCCGAAGACATGCTGTTTGCCACGCTCGACCCGACCCTTCGGCGCATGAAGCTGCCGCACGGCCGCACCGTCATCCTGTCCGACACCGTCGGCTTCATCTCCGACCTGCCGACCCATCTGGTCGCCGCCTTCCGGGCGACGCTGGAAGAGGTGCTGGAAGCCGATCTCATCCTGCATGTCCGCGACATGTCCGATGCCGACAACCAGGCGCAGAGTTCCGACGTGATGCGCATCTTGAACGATCTCGGCATCGACGAGGCCGAAGCCGACAAGCGTTTGATCGAAGTATGGAACAAGATCGACCGGCTGGAGCCCGAAGTGCACGATGCTATGGTGCAGAAATCGGCCGGCGCCAGCAACGTGGTGGCTGTTTCGGCCGTCAGCGGCGAGGGCGTCGACACGCTGATGGAAGAGATCAGCCGCAGACTGTCCGGCGTGATGACTGTGGCGACGATCCGCCTTCCGGTCGACAAGCTGGCACTGCTACCCTGGCTTTACGACCACGCGATCGTCGACGGCCGCGAGGACAATGAAGACGGCTCGATCACGCTCGATCTGCGCCTCTCCGAAACCGAAGCCACCGAACTCGAGCGCCGCATCGGCAACGGACCGAAGTCTTCAAAGGAAGATTGGGAGCGGTAA
- a CDS encoding IS4 family transposase → MLLRRIVLRETVCLRQLAEGNHSQEIRFGRFLNNSAVSVEEIIAGWSQETRSAVEGRHVLALQDTSEIKFATTPDSRRELGKIKKGNCFGLLLHPMLALDADTGSCLGLVGGRVWTRGSEELTPHAERPLNEKESRRWVETAEAAKLVLSRAARVTAIADREGDFFIMWARLPDRRFDLLSRVMHDHALIDGSKLRRAVETVAFCDTQTIDLRERADRPARQATVCLRFGEATIRRPQNLREAGLPDGVRLSWVEIVEPAAPDGVEPLHWLLLTTHWLSSPADAWQIVAWYKQRWMIEQFFRVMKNQGFKIEDSQLHLAARLEKLVAIAAKAAAIVLQLVQARSGGDHQPASLTFTAAEIDTLAALESRFKGTTKLQSNPHSKASLAWAAWIIAKLGGWNGYASAKPPGPITFFNGLKYFRAVADGWALRDMYMP, encoded by the coding sequence GTGCTGCTCCGTCGCATTGTGCTGCGCGAGACGGTTTGCCTTCGCCAGTTGGCCGAGGGCAACCATTCGCAGGAGATCCGGTTCGGGCGTTTTCTCAACAACAGTGCGGTGAGCGTGGAAGAGATCATTGCCGGCTGGAGCCAGGAGACCCGGTCTGCGGTTGAGGGTCGCCACGTGCTGGCGCTGCAGGACACCAGCGAGATCAAGTTTGCGACGACGCCGGACAGCCGGCGGGAATTGGGCAAGATCAAAAAAGGCAATTGCTTTGGCCTTTTGCTGCATCCGATGCTGGCGCTCGATGCCGACACCGGCAGCTGCCTTGGCCTGGTGGGCGGCCGGGTCTGGACGCGGGGTAGCGAAGAGCTTACGCCGCATGCCGAGCGGCCGTTGAACGAAAAGGAATCGCGGCGCTGGGTGGAGACGGCAGAGGCGGCCAAACTGGTGCTTTCGCGTGCGGCCCGGGTCACGGCGATCGCCGACCGGGAGGGTGACTTCTTCATCATGTGGGCGCGCCTGCCCGATCGGCGCTTCGATCTTTTGTCGCGCGTCATGCATGACCATGCGCTCATCGACGGTTCCAAACTGCGCCGCGCGGTCGAAACGGTGGCGTTTTGCGATACTCAGACGATTGATCTGCGCGAGCGCGCCGACCGTCCGGCGCGGCAGGCGACGGTGTGCCTGCGCTTCGGCGAAGCGACGATCCGGCGGCCGCAAAACCTGCGCGAGGCCGGCCTGCCCGATGGCGTCAGGCTGAGCTGGGTCGAGATCGTTGAACCGGCCGCCCCCGACGGTGTCGAGCCCTTGCACTGGCTGCTCCTGACCACCCATTGGCTCAGCAGCCCGGCCGATGCCTGGCAGATCGTCGCCTGGTACAAGCAGCGCTGGATGATCGAGCAGTTCTTTCGGGTGATGAAGAACCAAGGCTTCAAGATCGAGGACAGCCAGTTGCATCTGGCGGCACGGCTGGAAAAGCTCGTCGCCATCGCCGCCAAGGCCGCAGCAATCGTCCTCCAGCTCGTCCAAGCCCGCAGCGGCGGCGATCACCAGCCGGCAAGCCTGACCTTCACGGCAGCCGAGATCGATACCCTCGCCGCCCTCGAAAGCCGTTTCAAGGGCACAACCAAGCTGCAGTCCAATCCCCACTCTAAGGCCTCGCTGGCTTGGGCCGCCTGGATCATCGCCAAGCTCGGCGGCTGGAACGGCTACGCCTCGGCCAAGCCGCCGGGCCCAATCACCTTCTTCAACGGCCTCAAATACTTTCGAGCCGTCGCCGATGGATGGGCTTTGCGAGATATGTATATGCCCTAG
- the mazG gene encoding nucleoside triphosphate pyrophosphohydrolase, which yields MEPSKDISRLIEIMAALRHPETGCPWDIVQNFETIKPYTIEEAYEVSDAIERGDMDDLCDELGDLLLQVVFHARMAEEAGEFSFGDVVNAITAKMIRRHPHVFARSPADTPDAVKRQWDEIKQAEKRERTERRSRRGITDDFNSGFLGSVQRSFPALTEALKLQERAAKVGFDWAAPEPILDKIEEEIGELRAALREGDQAKVSDELGDLIFAVVNIGRHVKADPEQAVRGTNTKFRRRFRHIEQVLEAEGETLEDATLERMEEIWQAAKAIERAIVAE from the coding sequence ATGGAACCTTCCAAAGACATTTCGCGGCTGATCGAGATCATGGCGGCGCTGCGCCATCCCGAAACGGGCTGCCCCTGGGACATCGTGCAGAACTTCGAGACGATCAAGCCCTATACCATCGAGGAGGCCTATGAGGTCTCCGACGCGATCGAGCGCGGCGATATGGACGATCTCTGCGACGAGTTGGGCGACCTGCTGCTGCAGGTGGTCTTCCACGCCCGCATGGCCGAGGAGGCCGGCGAATTTTCCTTCGGCGACGTGGTCAACGCCATCACCGCCAAGATGATCCGCCGCCATCCGCACGTCTTTGCCCGCTCGCCGGCAGATACGCCGGACGCGGTGAAGAGACAATGGGACGAGATCAAGCAGGCGGAGAAACGCGAGCGCACTGAGCGACGGTCACGGCGCGGCATCACCGACGATTTCAACAGCGGCTTCCTCGGCTCCGTGCAGCGCAGCTTTCCAGCTTTGACGGAAGCCCTGAAGCTGCAGGAACGCGCCGCCAAGGTCGGCTTCGACTGGGCGGCACCCGAGCCGATCCTCGACAAGATCGAGGAAGAGATCGGTGAATTGCGGGCAGCCCTTCGGGAGGGCGATCAGGCAAAGGTCAGCGACGAACTCGGCGACCTGATCTTCGCGGTCGTCAATATCGGCCGGCATGTCAAGGCCGATCCGGAGCAGGCCGTGCGCGGAACGAATACGAAATTCCGGCGTCGTTTCCGTCATATAGAACAAGTTCTTGAAGCAGAAGGCGAGACGCTGGAAGACGCGACGCTGGAGCGGATGGAGGAAATCTGGCAGGCGGCGAAGGCGATTGAAAGAGCGATCGTGGCGGAGTGA
- a CDS encoding deaminase translates to MPDKTIASRLLSVLEEDILPLTERGVSLGNKVFGAAILRKTDLSLVVAETNNELENPLWHGEVHTLKRFYELGDKPPTKDLIFLSTHEPCTMCMSAITWAGFDNFYYFFSHEDSRDAFAIPHDLKILKEVFGLEPGGYRRQNAFWNSFAIADIIETEEATLKNALKAQTARIKARYDALSTSYQSSKSANDIPLN, encoded by the coding sequence ATGCCTGATAAGACTATTGCCTCCCGCCTGCTTTCGGTCCTGGAGGAGGATATCCTGCCGCTGACGGAGCGTGGCGTTTCGCTTGGCAACAAGGTGTTCGGTGCAGCGATCTTAAGGAAAACCGATCTTTCGCTCGTCGTCGCCGAGACCAATAACGAGCTGGAGAATCCGCTCTGGCACGGTGAGGTACATACGCTGAAGCGCTTCTACGAGCTTGGCGACAAGCCGCCGACCAAGGATCTGATCTTCCTGTCGACGCACGAGCCCTGCACCATGTGCATGTCGGCGATCACCTGGGCGGGCTTCGACAATTTCTACTATTTCTTCAGCCATGAGGATTCCCGCGACGCCTTCGCCATTCCGCATGATTTGAAGATCCTCAAGGAAGTCTTCGGGCTTGAACCCGGCGGCTACCGCAGGCAAAACGCCTTCTGGAACAGCTTTGCTATCGCCGATATCATCGAGACCGAAGAGGCTACGCTGAAAAACGCGCTGAAGGCGCAGACCGCCCGCATCAAGGCGCGCTACGACGCCCTGTCGACCAGCTACCAGTCGTCGAAGAGCGCCAACGACATTCCATTGAACTGA
- the cysG gene encoding siroheme synthase CysG codes for MPSKTEQLSVFPAFFRVEGQKTAVFGNGDEAFAKVRLLLNTKARIVAYADRPEADYHAFLIASRIETVRAAFSAEQVEGSALVFAATGNEADDRSIVDAARAARIPANAVDQPDYCDFFTPALVNRAPVAVAIGTEGAGPVLAQMIRAQIDQLLSPSLGRLAGLATSYRKAVEQLIPRGVSRRVFWRRFFSGAVAGAVANGNLPQARQAADRLLHAMDKVAGHVWLVGAGPGAEDLLTLRAQRVMMEADVIVYDALVPQAIVDIGRRDAERLSVGKRKGCHSKSQEEINELLVDLGRQGKRVVRLKSGDPLVYGRAGEEMAALRAAGITYEVVPGITSAFAAAADFELPLTLRGVASSLVFTTGHDLTGDVLPDWASLAVSGATIAVYMGRTVAASVAERLMQAGIPSETTVAVIENASRAERRLLHGTLADLPDLQHRDELTGPVMVIIGDAVAGANFELSEPLVRANARLEELARS; via the coding sequence ATGCCTTCCAAGACAGAACAGCTTTCGGTATTTCCCGCCTTCTTTCGCGTGGAAGGCCAGAAGACGGCTGTCTTCGGCAATGGCGACGAAGCGTTCGCCAAGGTGCGGCTGCTGCTGAACACGAAGGCGCGGATTGTCGCCTATGCCGATCGGCCGGAAGCCGATTACCACGCCTTCCTGATCGCCAGCCGGATCGAGACCGTGCGCGCTGCCTTCTCAGCCGAACAGGTCGAGGGTTCGGCGCTCGTCTTCGCCGCAACCGGCAATGAAGCCGACGACCGCAGCATCGTCGATGCCGCCCGTGCGGCCAGAATTCCGGCCAATGCCGTCGATCAGCCCGATTACTGCGATTTCTTTACGCCGGCGCTGGTCAACCGCGCGCCCGTCGCCGTTGCGATCGGCACCGAAGGGGCAGGGCCGGTTCTGGCGCAGATGATCCGCGCGCAGATCGATCAGCTTCTTTCGCCCTCGCTCGGCCGCCTTGCCGGGCTGGCGACGAGCTACCGCAAGGCCGTCGAACAACTGATTCCGAGAGGCGTCTCCCGCCGGGTCTTCTGGCGCCGCTTCTTCTCCGGTGCCGTTGCCGGTGCGGTCGCCAACGGCAACCTGCCGCAGGCTCGCCAAGCCGCCGATCGGCTGCTGCACGCGATGGACAAGGTCGCCGGCCACGTCTGGCTGGTCGGCGCCGGTCCGGGTGCCGAGGATCTGCTGACGTTGCGCGCCCAGCGCGTGATGATGGAAGCCGACGTCATCGTCTATGACGCGCTCGTGCCGCAGGCGATCGTCGATATTGGCCGCCGCGATGCCGAGCGGCTTTCCGTCGGCAAACGCAAGGGCTGCCATTCGAAATCCCAGGAAGAGATCAACGAACTGCTGGTCGATCTCGGCCGCCAGGGCAAGCGTGTCGTCCGCCTGAAATCCGGCGATCCGCTGGTCTATGGCCGGGCAGGGGAAGAGATGGCGGCACTGCGCGCTGCCGGCATCACCTATGAGGTCGTGCCCGGTATCACCTCGGCTTTCGCCGCCGCTGCCGATTTCGAGCTGCCGCTGACGCTGCGCGGCGTCGCCTCCTCGCTGGTCTTCACGACAGGCCATGATCTCACCGGCGACGTGCTGCCCGATTGGGCAAGCCTTGCCGTCTCCGGCGCGACGATCGCCGTCTATATGGGCCGCACTGTTGCCGCCTCCGTCGCCGAGCGGCTGATGCAGGCGGGCATTCCGTCTGAGACCACCGTCGCCGTCATCGAAAATGCCAGCCGCGCCGAACGCCGCCTGCTGCATGGCACGCTTGCCGATCTGCCCGATCTGCAGCACCGCGACGAATTGACCGGGCCTGTCATGGTCATCATCGGCGATGCGGTCGCCGGCGCCAATTTCGAACTGTCCGAGCCCCTGGTGCGCGCAAACGCCCGGCTCGAGGAACTTGCAAGGAGCTGA
- a CDS encoding DUF2849 domain-containing protein, translating to MGDRVLTANRLTDGIAVWLDANGKWSTSLQEALVARHAEAVAALEAIGKKSYADNEVVDVAVVDVQETNGILWPLRLRERIRAQGPTMEYAPGYAPADPEFIAV from the coding sequence ATGGGTGACAGGGTTCTGACCGCCAACCGGCTGACGGACGGCATTGCCGTCTGGCTGGATGCGAATGGGAAGTGGTCGACCTCGCTGCAGGAGGCGCTCGTTGCCCGTCATGCCGAGGCCGTTGCGGCGCTTGAGGCGATCGGCAAGAAATCCTACGCCGACAACGAGGTCGTTGACGTCGCCGTCGTTGACGTTCAGGAAACCAACGGCATTCTCTGGCCGCTTCGCCTTCGCGAGCGCATCCGCGCACAAGGCCCGACCATGGAATATGCCCCGGGCTACGCTCCTGCCGATCCCGAATTCATTGCAGTCTGA
- a CDS encoding nitrite/sulfite reductase: protein MYRYDEFDHAFVTERVEQFRDQVQRRLSGELAEDAFKPLRLMNGVYLQLHAYMLRIAIPYGTLSARQLRMLAHIARTYDRGYGHFTTRQNLQFNWPKLSDIPDALADLASVEMHALQTSGNCIRNVTADHFAGAAADEIADPRPYAEILRQWSSVHPEFSFLPRKFKIAVTGAERDRAAIQVHDIGLHVKKNDKGEIGFAVYVGGGQGRTPMIAKLIRDFLPEEDLLSYTTAIVRVYNLHGRRDNKYKARIKILVHETGTEELTRQVEAEFAALKDTELKLPEKDVQAIAAYFAPPELPERAEGWENLARWKKADSGFSRWVQQNVQPHKNPDYGMVTISLKPIGGIPGDASDAQMDAIADLAEEYAFDEIRVSHEQNLILPHVALADLEAVYRGLVAIKLAEANAGLITDIIACPGLDYCALANARSIPLAQEISRRFGNAERQAEIGELKIKISGCINACGHHHVGHIGLLGVEKKGAELYQITLGGSGDEHTSIGEIIGRGFEPDRVTDAIETIVDTYLGLRLDQSENFLAAYRRVGPQPFKTALYGSAAEAA, encoded by the coding sequence ATGTACCGTTACGACGAATTTGACCATGCCTTTGTTACCGAGCGCGTCGAGCAGTTTCGCGACCAGGTTCAGCGCCGCCTTTCCGGCGAGCTCGCCGAGGACGCGTTCAAGCCGCTGCGCCTGATGAACGGCGTCTACCTGCAGCTCCACGCCTACATGCTGCGCATCGCCATTCCCTATGGCACGCTGAGCGCGCGCCAGCTGCGCATGCTCGCCCATATCGCCCGCACCTATGACCGCGGCTATGGCCACTTCACCACGCGCCAGAACCTGCAGTTCAACTGGCCGAAACTGTCCGACATTCCCGATGCGCTGGCCGACCTGGCCAGCGTCGAGATGCATGCGCTGCAGACCTCGGGCAACTGCATCAGAAACGTCACCGCCGATCACTTCGCCGGTGCCGCCGCCGATGAGATCGCCGATCCCAGGCCTTACGCCGAAATCCTGCGCCAGTGGTCGTCGGTCCACCCGGAATTCTCCTTCCTGCCGCGCAAGTTCAAGATCGCCGTCACCGGCGCCGAGCGTGACCGCGCCGCAATCCAGGTCCATGATATCGGCCTGCACGTGAAGAAGAACGACAAGGGCGAAATCGGCTTTGCCGTCTATGTCGGCGGCGGCCAGGGCCGTACGCCGATGATCGCCAAGCTGATCCGCGACTTCCTGCCCGAGGAAGACCTGCTTTCCTACACCACGGCCATTGTGCGTGTGTACAATCTGCACGGCCGCCGCGACAACAAATACAAGGCTCGCATCAAGATCCTGGTGCACGAAACTGGCACCGAGGAGCTGACGCGCCAGGTGGAGGCCGAATTCGCTGCGCTGAAGGATACCGAGCTCAAGCTGCCGGAAAAGGACGTCCAGGCGATCGCTGCCTATTTCGCGCCGCCTGAGCTGCCCGAGCGCGCCGAAGGCTGGGAAAACCTCGCCCGCTGGAAGAAGGCCGATTCAGGTTTCTCCCGCTGGGTGCAGCAGAACGTGCAGCCGCACAAGAACCCCGACTACGGCATGGTGACGATCTCGCTGAAGCCGATCGGCGGCATTCCGGGCGATGCCTCGGATGCGCAGATGGATGCGATCGCCGATCTCGCCGAGGAATATGCCTTCGACGAAATCCGCGTCAGCCATGAGCAGAACCTGATCCTGCCGCATGTGGCGCTTGCCGATCTCGAAGCCGTCTATCGCGGCCTCGTCGCCATCAAGCTGGCGGAAGCCAATGCCGGCCTGATCACCGATATCATTGCCTGTCCCGGCCTCGACTACTGCGCGCTCGCCAATGCGCGCTCGATTCCGCTGGCGCAGGAAATCTCCCGGCGTTTCGGCAATGCCGAACGCCAGGCAGAGATCGGCGAGCTGAAGATCAAGATCTCCGGCTGCATCAATGCCTGCGGCCATCACCATGTCGGCCATATCGGCCTGCTCGGTGTGGAAAAGAAGGGCGCCGAACTCTACCAGATCACGCTCGGCGGCTCGGGCGACGAACATACCTCGATCGGCGAAATCATCGGCCGCGGCTTCGAGCCGGACCGGGTGACGGATGCGATCGAGACGATCGTCGACACCTATCTCGGCCTGCGCCTCGATCAATCCGAGAACTTCCTTGCCGCCTATCGCCGTGTCGGACCGCAGCCTTTCAAGACTGCGCTCTACGGCTCGGCCGCCGAAGCGGCATAA
- a CDS encoding DUF934 domain-containing protein, which yields MTKIWRETGFVENDPWVIETEEVKATEEQKPLLSLDELIAKADESNDVGLGVLIRPADDVRRLAPYLDRLEIVAVAFPAFNDGRAFSHASLLRQRLGYTNELRAVGDVLIDQVPLMLRVGIDSFSVSNATALKRLSENRLPAIPHHYQPAVRDAEAGKGYSWRRQAKPAA from the coding sequence ATGACGAAGATCTGGAGAGAAACCGGTTTTGTCGAAAACGATCCCTGGGTGATCGAAACCGAGGAGGTGAAGGCGACCGAGGAGCAGAAGCCGCTGCTTAGTCTCGACGAACTGATCGCCAAGGCCGACGAAAGCAACGATGTCGGCCTCGGCGTGCTGATCAGGCCGGCCGACGATGTGCGCCGGCTGGCGCCCTATCTCGATCGCCTGGAAATCGTCGCTGTCGCCTTTCCGGCTTTCAACGACGGCCGCGCCTTCAGCCATGCTTCGCTGCTGCGCCAGCGGCTCGGCTACACCAACGAGCTGCGCGCCGTCGGCGACGTGCTGATCGATCAGGTGCCGCTTATGCTGCGCGTCGGCATCGACAGCTTTTCCGTCAGCAACGCCACGGCGCTGAAGCGGCTGAGCGAAAACCGTCTTCCCGCCATTCCCCATCATTATCAGCCGGCGGTGCGTGACGCCGAAGCCGGCAAGGGCTATAGTTGGCGCCGACAGGCGAAGCCGGCCGCATAA
- a CDS encoding UbiH/UbiF family hydroxylase encodes MKTFEVAVIGGGLSGMIAAIALARGGRNVALVAPLASKEDRRTTALMDQSIRFLDRLALWEKLRPAAAPLSSMRIVDGTDRLLRAPTTTFRAADVGLDAFGYNFPNRALIDILEEAAAGEGNITRFTDMAESIDISAEVVSITLAGGEMLSADFAVGADGRGSKLRETSGITVRNWSYPQSAMVLNFAHSLPHQNISTEFHTKHGPFTQVPLPGSRSSLVWVQDPAEATSRMELPLAELGALVEARMQSMLGKVDVEEGVQVWALSGMMAHRFGKGRVALIGEAAHVFPPIGAQGLNLSLRDIMALADILCDRAELPVPADAGESFDRRRRADIMTRTASVDLLNRSLLSDFLPVQMLRAAGLHILSAIPPLRNIVMREGIEPGRGFRDIPDALREKLKRKKA; translated from the coding sequence ATGAAGACATTCGAAGTGGCTGTGATCGGTGGCGGTCTCAGCGGCATGATCGCCGCAATCGCGCTGGCGCGCGGCGGTCGCAACGTCGCGTTGGTAGCGCCTCTCGCTTCGAAAGAAGACCGGCGCACCACGGCGCTGATGGATCAGTCGATCCGCTTCCTCGACCGCCTGGCGCTCTGGGAAAAGCTCCGCCCCGCAGCCGCCCCTCTCTCCAGCATGCGCATCGTCGACGGCACCGACAGGCTGCTGCGCGCGCCGACCACCACCTTCCGCGCGGCCGATGTCGGCCTGGATGCCTTCGGCTACAATTTCCCCAACAGGGCGCTGATCGATATCCTCGAAGAGGCCGCTGCCGGCGAGGGCAATATCACCCGTTTCACCGATATGGCCGAATCGATCGACATATCAGCCGAAGTGGTCTCGATCACGCTTGCCGGCGGCGAGATGCTGTCGGCCGATTTTGCCGTCGGCGCCGATGGCCGCGGCTCGAAGCTGCGCGAAACATCAGGCATTACCGTGCGCAACTGGTCCTATCCGCAATCGGCCATGGTGCTGAATTTCGCCCATTCGCTGCCGCACCAGAACATCTCGACCGAGTTTCACACCAAACACGGTCCCTTCACCCAGGTGCCGCTGCCGGGAAGCCGCTCCAGCCTCGTCTGGGTGCAGGATCCCGCTGAGGCGACGAGCCGGATGGAATTGCCGCTTGCCGAGCTCGGCGCTCTTGTCGAGGCACGCATGCAGTCCATGCTCGGTAAGGTTGATGTCGAGGAGGGTGTCCAGGTCTGGGCGTTGTCCGGCATGATGGCGCATCGTTTCGGCAAGGGGCGCGTCGCGCTGATCGGCGAGGCCGCCCATGTCTTCCCGCCGATCGGCGCGCAGGGGCTGAACCTCAGCCTGCGCGATATCATGGCGCTTGCCGATATCCTTTGCGACAGGGCGGAATTGCCGGTGCCGGCCGATGCCGGCGAAAGCTTCGACCGCAGGCGCCGCGCCGATATCATGACGCGCACGGCCAGTGTCGATCTTCTCAACCGCTCGCTGCTCTCGGATTTCCTGCCCGTGCAGATGCTGCGCGCTGCCGGCCTGCATATCCTCTCGGCGATACCGCCGCTGCGCAACATCGTCATGCGCGAGGGCATCGAGCCCGGCCGCGGCTTCCGCGATATTCCGGATGCGCTACGGGAAAAGCTGAAGCGGAAGAAGGCCTGA